A stretch of Arthrobacter sp. NEB 688 DNA encodes these proteins:
- a CDS encoding FCD domain-containing protein — translation MTTDPMPVPDAGGVRAFELVLRWVDERILGGELEVGDHLPAERDLAAQLGVSRAAVREAVRTLQAQGVVRSSVGAGAAGGTTLTAVPSGALGRLLRLHVALAAFPLPDVVEVRIALERLSVRLAATHATAEDLAAMRALLDEMADPGIDRARFNDCDTAFHVALAAAAGNALARDLTSAIRESMRLPILDRFRHLAVWDDVAPVLRRDHEEIYAAVAAGDGDTASRLTEEHIRCAWRGTSASSPRAGG, via the coding sequence ATGACCACCGACCCGATGCCCGTCCCCGACGCGGGGGGCGTGCGCGCCTTCGAGCTCGTCCTGCGCTGGGTCGACGAGCGGATCCTCGGGGGTGAGCTCGAGGTCGGCGACCACCTGCCGGCCGAGCGCGACCTCGCCGCGCAGCTCGGCGTCAGCCGCGCCGCGGTGCGCGAGGCCGTCCGCACGCTGCAGGCGCAGGGGGTCGTGCGCTCCTCGGTCGGGGCGGGCGCGGCCGGCGGCACGACGCTGACCGCCGTGCCGAGCGGGGCCCTGGGCCGGCTGCTGCGGCTGCACGTCGCGCTCGCGGCGTTCCCGCTGCCCGACGTCGTCGAGGTCCGCATCGCGCTGGAGCGCCTGAGCGTGCGGCTGGCCGCCACCCACGCGACGGCAGAGGACCTCGCGGCGATGCGGGCGCTGTTGGACGAGATGGCCGACCCCGGCATCGACCGGGCGCGGTTCAACGACTGCGACACCGCCTTCCACGTCGCGCTCGCGGCGGCCGCGGGCAACGCGCTGGCCCGCGACCTCACCTCGGCGATCCGCGAGTCGATGCGTCTGCCCATCCTCGACCGCTTCCGCCACCTCGCGGTCTGGGACGACGTGGCGCCGGTGCTGCGGCGCGACCACGAGGAGATCTACGCCGCGGTCGCGGCCGGCGACGGCGACACGGCGTCCCGGCTCACCGAAGAGCACATCCGCTGCGCCTGGCGCGGGACGAGCGCGTCGTCGCCCCGCGCCGGCGGCTGA
- a CDS encoding SDR family NAD(P)-dependent oxidoreductase: MKSFDGKVAIVTGGGGDGIGNALVNELAKAGATVAFCDIKDLDKTEAELTALGATFLAETTDMADRSAIDRFVDHVIERYGRIDLVVNNAGIPLGDRTFGEVTPQDMQRITDINYWGVIHTTMRCYPHLLTRPEAAIVNISSSQGIMGLPYLVPYCTTKFAVRGFTDSLRAEHRIRGVKNVSVHTVHPGAVATNITLNADYVNSGSQGFHEQLQKGTPPQEAARVILTGVLKGRGRIFISDGRAQDVLTRLLPNGYVHAARLMMRLRKIDVR, encoded by the coding sequence GTGAAGAGCTTCGACGGCAAGGTCGCGATCGTCACCGGTGGTGGTGGTGACGGCATCGGCAACGCCCTCGTCAACGAGCTGGCGAAAGCCGGTGCCACGGTCGCCTTCTGCGACATCAAGGACCTCGACAAGACCGAGGCCGAGCTGACGGCCCTCGGAGCCACGTTCCTCGCGGAGACGACCGACATGGCCGACCGCTCGGCCATCGACCGGTTCGTGGACCACGTGATCGAGCGCTACGGACGGATCGACCTCGTGGTCAACAACGCCGGCATCCCGCTCGGTGACCGCACCTTCGGGGAGGTGACGCCGCAGGACATGCAGCGGATCACCGACATCAACTACTGGGGCGTCATCCACACGACGATGCGCTGCTACCCCCACCTGCTGACCCGGCCCGAAGCCGCGATCGTCAACATCTCCAGCTCGCAGGGGATCATGGGCCTGCCGTACCTGGTGCCGTACTGCACGACCAAGTTCGCCGTCCGCGGGTTCACCGACAGCCTCCGGGCCGAGCACCGCATCCGCGGCGTCAAGAACGTCAGCGTCCACACCGTCCACCCCGGGGCGGTCGCCACGAACATCACCCTCAACGCCGACTACGTGAACTCCGGCTCCCAGGGCTTCCACGAGCAGCTGCAGAAGGGCACGCCGCCGCAGGAGGCGGCACGGGTCATCCTGACCGGGGTGCTCAAGGGCAGGGGGCGCATCTTCATCAGCGACGGGAGGGCGCAGGACGTCCTGACCCGACTGCTGCCGAACGGGTACGTCCATGCCGCGCGGCTGATGATGCGGCTGCGGAAGATCGACGTCCGCTGA